In Streptomyces sp. NBC_00448, the following are encoded in one genomic region:
- a CDS encoding HAD family hydrolase — MARLHIFDMDGTLMPGTSAAMEISRQIGMVAEFRELDRALSGGEIDSYVYARRAYRMWSALTERHVAGAFTSAPWLSGIREVWADITARGEHCAVISLSPDFFVTRLRTWGVHDARASVFPAFPFAPGAALDPSGILMPESKVTIADELCARYGVGRADCVAYGDSLSDTALFGVVPVSVAVNGDDHVSGLATHAYAGDDLREAYALVADA, encoded by the coding sequence ATGGCGCGACTGCACATCTTCGACATGGACGGCACGCTGATGCCCGGTACGTCCGCCGCAATGGAGATCTCCCGGCAGATCGGCATGGTCGCCGAGTTCCGGGAGCTGGACAGAGCACTGTCCGGCGGCGAGATCGACTCGTACGTATACGCGCGGCGCGCGTACCGGATGTGGTCCGCGCTCACCGAGCGCCACGTGGCCGGCGCTTTCACGAGTGCGCCCTGGCTGAGTGGGATTCGCGAGGTGTGGGCCGACATCACCGCGCGAGGCGAGCACTGCGCGGTGATCTCGCTCTCCCCTGACTTCTTCGTGACACGGCTGCGCACGTGGGGTGTCCACGACGCCCGCGCCTCGGTCTTTCCCGCGTTCCCCTTCGCGCCCGGAGCCGCCCTCGATCCGTCCGGCATCCTGATGCCCGAGTCCAAGGTGACCATCGCCGACGAACTGTGCGCCCGCTACGGGGTCGGCCGCGCCGACTGCGTGGCCTACGGCGACTCGCTGTCGGACACCGCGCTGTTCGGCGTGGTCCCGGTGTCGGTCGCGGTCAACGGCGACGACCATGTCAGCGGCCTGGCCACCCATGCGTATGCCGGGGACGACCTGCGTGAGGCGTACGCCCTGGTCGCGGACGCCTGA
- a CDS encoding class I SAM-dependent methyltransferase yields the protein MGDGDEASGGAADGGGTGGDEPAGEVTGEPAGEVHGAFAGQGAGRIKVELDGVPATLLWNLAHRAAEARRPPGNRLLDDPYAVDLVDRIDYPFDRFGSAVMAQWHALRVRAFDDEVRRFVAEHPGGTVVALGEGLETQFWRVDDGRVRWLTVDLPETVAVRTALLPDDPPRRRTVARSALDLEWMDEITAADVAKGVLVTAQGLLMYLPERDAKGLIAACAERFPGGWFLFDALPRAQVAQNQAGRLDARDGRYRAPRWEWGMDYREYPKVAAASPLITQVRSLRLGRGRGLYAIAPFSHRIPGVRSMRMSIISVRFGAAGIRKQDAGE from the coding sequence ATGGGCGACGGGGATGAAGCGAGCGGTGGTGCCGCGGACGGTGGCGGGACGGGCGGCGACGAGCCGGCGGGCGAGGTGACGGGCGAGCCGGCGGGCGAGGTGCACGGCGCTTTCGCCGGGCAAGGCGCCGGCCGGATCAAGGTCGAGTTGGACGGCGTGCCGGCGACGCTGCTGTGGAACCTGGCCCATCGCGCCGCCGAGGCCCGTCGACCACCGGGGAACCGGCTGCTGGACGACCCCTACGCGGTGGACCTGGTGGACCGGATCGACTACCCCTTCGACCGCTTCGGCAGCGCGGTGATGGCGCAGTGGCACGCGCTGCGGGTGCGCGCCTTCGACGACGAGGTGCGCCGGTTCGTCGCCGAGCACCCGGGTGGCACCGTCGTCGCGCTCGGCGAGGGCCTGGAGACGCAGTTCTGGCGGGTGGACGACGGCCGAGTGCGCTGGCTGACCGTCGATCTTCCGGAGACCGTCGCGGTACGCACCGCCCTGCTCCCCGACGATCCGCCACGCCGCCGCACCGTGGCCCGGTCCGCGCTCGACCTGGAGTGGATGGACGAGATCACCGCGGCCGATGTGGCGAAGGGCGTTCTCGTCACCGCGCAGGGGCTGCTGATGTATCTGCCGGAACGCGATGCGAAGGGGCTGATCGCCGCGTGCGCGGAGCGGTTCCCCGGCGGGTGGTTCCTCTTCGACGCGCTGCCGCGGGCCCAGGTCGCACAGAACCAGGCGGGCAGGCTGGATGCGCGGGACGGCAGATATCGGGCGCCGCGCTGGGAGTGGGGGATGGACTACCGGGAGTACCCCAAGGTCGCGGCGGCGTCTCCGCTGATCACGCAGGTGCGCAGCCTGCGGCTGGGACGCGGCCGGGGCCTGTATGCGATCGCCCCGTTCTCGCACCGCATCCCGGGGGTACGGTCGATGCGGATGTCGATCATCTCGGTGCGCTTCGGCGCGGCCGGGATACGCAAGCAGGACGCGGGCGAGTAG
- a CDS encoding MFS transporter translates to MSVPDSPDSQAVRSRAAALAVLSAGTLMIILDGTIVNVALPSIQHDLGFSQANLAWVVNAYLIAFAGLLLLSGRIGDLLGRRRVLVTGLAAFTVASFLCGIADSAGLLIAARFVQGAAGAMVSAVALGMVLALYPDPHGRARAMGIYSFTQSAGGVLGLLAGGILTQAINWHWIFFVNLPIGLAAALLSLRLLPDDRPSRTGRDQADRTAGTGTGTGTARGGLRGTDAPGAVLVTAALMLGVYTIVKTTDRGWTSAPTAGFGAASLALLAAFLVRQARAAQPLMPLRIFRSRIVAGANAVQVLVVAGGFGFQFMTSLYLQHVLGYDPLEIGLSLAPTGVAIGVMSLVLSARLGARFGQRAVLLPSLVLFAGAFLLLARTPSGGPGSHASYVADILPPILLMGVAFGLVMPSLLTLGMAEAGPADSGLVSGVFNTAQQIGGALGLATLASIAGTRTEHRLAAGRTATTALADGYHLAFVVAAGLLAAAAVLAGVLLRTPAGQAPAGLSPTGTAGPDELGVNSSRGSRPAPGPAGRKARV, encoded by the coding sequence ATGTCTGTCCCCGATTCACCGGACTCCCAGGCCGTCAGGTCGCGCGCGGCCGCGCTCGCGGTCCTCAGCGCGGGCACCTTGATGATCATCCTCGACGGCACCATCGTGAACGTGGCCCTGCCGTCCATCCAGCACGACCTCGGCTTCTCCCAGGCCAATCTGGCGTGGGTGGTGAACGCGTATCTGATCGCCTTCGCCGGTCTGCTGCTGCTCTCCGGCCGGATCGGCGACCTGCTCGGCCGGCGCCGGGTCCTGGTGACGGGGCTCGCCGCCTTCACCGTCGCGTCGTTCCTGTGCGGCATCGCGGACTCCGCGGGCCTGCTGATCGCCGCCCGCTTCGTGCAGGGCGCGGCCGGTGCGATGGTCTCGGCTGTCGCGCTCGGCATGGTGCTCGCCCTCTACCCCGACCCGCACGGCCGGGCCCGGGCGATGGGCATCTACAGCTTCACCCAGTCCGCGGGCGGTGTCCTCGGTCTCCTCGCCGGCGGCATCCTCACCCAGGCGATCAACTGGCACTGGATCTTCTTCGTCAACCTGCCGATCGGCCTCGCCGCGGCCCTGCTGAGCCTGCGCCTGCTGCCCGACGACCGCCCCTCCCGCACCGGCCGTGACCAGGCCGACCGGACCGCCGGGACCGGCACCGGCACCGGCACCGCCCGCGGCGGATTGCGCGGTACCGACGCACCGGGCGCGGTACTGGTCACCGCCGCCCTGATGCTCGGCGTCTACACCATCGTCAAGACCACCGACCGCGGCTGGACTTCGGCACCCACCGCCGGGTTCGGCGCGGCCTCCCTCGCCCTGCTCGCCGCCTTCCTGGTCCGCCAGGCCCGTGCCGCGCAGCCGCTGATGCCACTGCGGATCTTCCGGTCCCGGATCGTCGCCGGTGCCAACGCGGTCCAGGTACTGGTGGTCGCGGGCGGGTTCGGCTTCCAGTTCATGACCTCGCTCTACCTCCAGCACGTCTTGGGCTACGACCCGCTGGAGATCGGGCTGTCACTGGCGCCCACCGGGGTGGCGATCGGCGTGATGTCGCTGGTCCTGTCCGCCCGGCTGGGAGCCCGCTTCGGGCAGCGGGCGGTGCTCCTGCCGAGCCTGGTGCTCTTCGCGGGCGCCTTCCTGCTGCTGGCCCGCACACCGTCGGGCGGCCCCGGCAGCCACGCCTCGTACGTGGCCGACATCCTGCCGCCGATCCTGCTGATGGGGGTCGCGTTCGGGCTGGTCATGCCCTCGCTGCTGACGCTCGGCATGGCCGAGGCGGGACCGGCCGACTCCGGCCTGGTGTCAGGGGTGTTCAACACCGCGCAGCAGATCGGCGGCGCGCTGGGACTGGCGACGCTGGCGTCGATCGCCGGCACTCGCACCGAACACCGGCTGGCCGCCGGCCGGACCGCGACCACGGCGCTCGCCGACGGCTACCACCTGGCCTTCGTCGTGGCGGCGGGACTGCTCGCCGCCGCGGCCGTCCTCGCCGGGGTGCTGCTGCGCACCCCGGCGGGACAGGCGCCGGCCGGACTGAGCCCGACCGGCACGGCGGGCCCGGATGAGCTGGGCGTCAACTCCAGCCGGGGAAGCCGCCCGGCACCGGGGCCTGCTGGTCGTAAGGCTCGCGTGTGA
- a CDS encoding MarR family winged helix-turn-helix transcriptional regulator, with product MTVETTPAPATTTDVSFLLHHTAHVLATQMAAALGEIGMSPRAHCVLAHAAQAERTQAQIAELSDLDKTTMVVTVDQLERDGLAERVPSAYDRRARIIKVTPKGEQVVTTGQDIVDRVHGDVLGALPEEERAAFVSALNRLAGGHLATPADSPEGGQGVRRPRQSRK from the coding sequence ATGACCGTCGAGACCACGCCCGCACCCGCGACGACCACCGACGTCTCCTTCCTGCTCCACCACACCGCCCACGTACTGGCCACACAGATGGCGGCCGCCCTGGGGGAGATCGGCATGTCACCGCGCGCACACTGCGTACTCGCGCATGCCGCCCAGGCCGAGCGGACCCAGGCCCAGATCGCCGAACTCTCCGACCTGGACAAGACCACGATGGTGGTCACCGTCGACCAACTGGAACGGGACGGCCTGGCCGAGCGCGTGCCCTCGGCGTACGACCGCCGGGCCCGGATCATCAAGGTCACACCGAAGGGCGAGCAGGTCGTGACGACCGGCCAGGACATCGTCGACCGGGTGCACGGCGACGTGCTCGGCGCACTGCCCGAGGAGGAGCGGGCAGCGTTCGTCTCCGCGCTGAACCGGCTCGCCGGTGGCCACCTGGCCACCCCCGCCGACTCCCCGGAAGGCGGCCAGGGGGTGCGCAGGCCGCGCCAGTCGCGCAAGTGA
- a CDS encoding discoidin domain-containing protein, with product MRVTPQGLSNPGRKRFRRSPQGIILLALVLIASAYLSLNPTTSHAAAPQLLSQGKAATASSVQDAFTAGAAVDGDTGTRWSSATSDPQWLQVDLGSSQPITQVVLNWETAYGKSFKIQTSENGTSWTDIYSTTTGTGGVQTLNVTGTGRYVRMYGTERGTQWGYSLWEFQVYGGSGGGSTPPATCGDTNAALGKPSSASSTENDGTPAAAAFDGNAGTRWSSAASDPQWIQVDLGSSQSICGAQLTWETAYATAYQIQLSDDGSTWNTVYSTTSGAGGTENLSFTGTGRYVRMYGTQRATQYGYSLWEFTVLTPGGTGTPPTGGDGDCPWVGSTAPVADRVTQVMAQMTNAEKVSILHGNNNASPYIGNINGIPSLCIPALGLQDGPHGVGDGLGGVTQMPSANASAATWDTALEQQYGAAIGAEFAGKGAQVALGPTLNIVRDPRWGRAFETFGEDPYLNGQMAAADIKGIQSQGVMAEMKHVAVYNIENPAGTVIVDNRTLQELYLPAFQAAVEQGSPAAAMCAYSVVNNVPACQNPALMNVGLYQQANFGGFITSDWGGTHSTQDSANAGLTVEMPNGYFYADFLAQAVADGTVSQATLDTMASRLLTQYFAFGLFDKAPSGSTGATVTTPAHQQVALQGAEEGAVLLKNNGILPLSTSTTKSIAVIGWDGGAGVQTIGGGSGTTTSSGTVWPITGMQNRVAGTGTTVQYNDATDLNSAVTLARSSDVAIVYASDNYGNEEHDTTTLDLPANGGSSVSDNDMIAQVAAANPNTIVVLNNNSAINMPWLNQVAGVFEGFYPGQEIGTAMAALIFGDVNPSGKLPVTFPKSLADVPANTAAQWPGTNGQVQYSEGLDVGYRWYDAKNITPLFPFGFGLSYTTFGFSNLQVGALSGGTATVHATVTNTGSRAGSEVAQLYVGDPASTGEPVHQLRGYQRVTLDPGQSQTVTFTVSTHDLAYWNTSNSDWTTAAGDYQILVGDSSRNLPLTGTLDVPTTVNGNLAATVTPKAAVSGPAATAAPLSVPNPYGMSSPVHKQVDWTYDKNAKGVSYTATGLPPGISLSAGGTFTGAADKAGTWTVTVTGRNAAGSQGSETFVWTAT from the coding sequence ATGAGGGTCACCCCACAAGGGCTCTCCAACCCAGGCCGTAAACGTTTCCGACGATCCCCGCAGGGAATCATCCTCCTCGCCTTGGTGCTCATCGCCTCGGCATACCTCTCGCTGAACCCGACCACGTCCCACGCCGCCGCACCGCAGTTGCTCTCCCAGGGCAAGGCGGCCACCGCCTCCTCGGTCCAGGACGCCTTCACCGCAGGCGCGGCGGTGGACGGGGACACCGGGACCCGCTGGTCCAGCGCCACGTCCGATCCGCAGTGGCTCCAGGTCGACCTCGGCTCCAGCCAGCCGATCACCCAGGTGGTGCTCAACTGGGAGACCGCCTACGGGAAGTCGTTCAAGATCCAGACCTCGGAGAACGGCACGAGCTGGACCGACATCTACTCCACCACCACCGGCACCGGCGGCGTCCAGACCCTCAACGTGACGGGCACCGGCCGCTACGTACGGATGTACGGCACCGAGCGCGGCACCCAATGGGGCTACTCACTCTGGGAGTTCCAGGTCTACGGAGGATCGGGCGGCGGAAGCACCCCGCCGGCGACGTGCGGTGACACCAACGCGGCGCTCGGCAAGCCGTCCAGCGCCTCGTCGACCGAGAACGACGGCACCCCCGCGGCCGCGGCCTTCGACGGGAACGCGGGCACCCGCTGGTCGAGCGCGGCCTCCGACCCCCAGTGGATACAGGTCGACCTCGGCTCCTCGCAGAGCATCTGCGGCGCCCAGCTGACCTGGGAGACGGCGTACGCCACGGCGTACCAGATCCAGCTCTCCGACGATGGTTCCACGTGGAACACGGTGTACTCCACGACATCCGGGGCCGGCGGGACGGAGAACCTCTCCTTCACCGGCACCGGACGCTATGTGCGGATGTACGGCACCCAGCGGGCCACCCAGTACGGCTACTCGCTCTGGGAGTTCACCGTCCTCACCCCGGGCGGCACCGGCACCCCGCCGACCGGCGGCGACGGTGACTGCCCCTGGGTCGGTTCGACGGCGCCGGTCGCGGACCGCGTGACGCAGGTGATGGCGCAGATGACGAACGCCGAGAAGGTGTCGATCCTGCACGGCAACAACAACGCCTCGCCGTACATCGGCAACATCAACGGCATCCCGTCGCTGTGCATCCCCGCTCTCGGGCTCCAGGACGGCCCGCACGGGGTGGGAGACGGGCTCGGCGGGGTCACCCAGATGCCCTCGGCGAACGCCTCGGCGGCCACCTGGGACACCGCGCTCGAGCAGCAGTACGGTGCCGCGATCGGCGCCGAGTTCGCCGGCAAGGGCGCGCAGGTGGCGCTCGGCCCGACGCTGAACATCGTCCGCGACCCGCGCTGGGGCCGTGCCTTCGAGACGTTCGGCGAGGACCCGTACCTCAACGGGCAGATGGCCGCCGCCGATATCAAGGGCATCCAGAGCCAGGGCGTGATGGCCGAGATGAAGCATGTCGCCGTCTACAACATCGAGAACCCGGCAGGCACGGTCATCGTCGACAACCGCACCCTTCAGGAGCTCTACCTGCCCGCCTTCCAGGCGGCGGTCGAGCAGGGTTCGCCGGCGGCGGCCATGTGCGCGTACAGCGTGGTCAACAATGTGCCCGCCTGCCAGAACCCCGCACTGATGAACGTCGGCCTCTACCAGCAGGCGAACTTCGGCGGCTTCATCACGAGCGACTGGGGTGGCACGCACTCGACGCAGGACTCCGCCAACGCGGGGCTGACGGTGGAGATGCCCAACGGGTACTTCTACGCCGACTTCCTCGCCCAGGCGGTGGCCGACGGCACCGTCAGCCAGGCCACGCTGGACACCATGGCCAGCCGGCTGCTCACCCAGTACTTCGCGTTCGGCCTCTTCGACAAGGCGCCCAGCGGCTCGACCGGCGCCACCGTCACCACCCCCGCCCACCAGCAGGTCGCCCTCCAGGGCGCTGAGGAGGGCGCGGTGCTGCTGAAGAACAACGGCATCCTGCCGCTGTCCACGTCCACCACCAAGTCGATCGCGGTGATCGGCTGGGACGGCGGTGCCGGTGTGCAGACCATCGGCGGCGGCAGCGGCACCACGACCAGCTCTGGCACGGTCTGGCCGATCACCGGCATGCAGAACCGGGTCGCGGGCACCGGCACCACTGTCCAGTACAACGACGCGACCGACCTCAACTCGGCGGTCACGCTGGCCCGCAGCTCGGATGTGGCGATCGTCTACGCGTCCGACAACTACGGAAACGAGGAGCACGACACCACGACGCTCGACCTGCCGGCCAACGGGGGCAGCTCGGTCAGCGACAACGACATGATCGCTCAGGTGGCCGCGGCCAACCCGAACACGATCGTGGTGCTCAACAACAACTCGGCGATCAACATGCCGTGGCTCAACCAGGTGGCGGGCGTCTTCGAGGGCTTCTACCCGGGCCAGGAGATCGGCACGGCGATGGCGGCGCTGATCTTCGGCGACGTCAACCCCTCCGGCAAGCTGCCGGTGACCTTCCCGAAGTCGCTCGCCGACGTGCCCGCGAACACGGCCGCGCAGTGGCCCGGCACCAACGGGCAGGTGCAGTACAGCGAGGGTCTGGACGTCGGGTACCGGTGGTACGACGCGAAGAACATCACCCCGCTCTTCCCGTTCGGCTTCGGCCTGTCGTACACCACCTTCGGTTTCAGCAATCTCCAGGTAGGAGCGCTGAGCGGGGGGACGGCGACCGTGCACGCCACGGTCACCAACACCGGGTCGCGGGCCGGCAGCGAGGTCGCGCAGCTCTACGTCGGGGACCCGGCGTCCACCGGTGAGCCCGTGCACCAGTTGCGCGGCTATCAGCGCGTCACGCTCGACCCGGGCCAGTCGCAGACGGTGACCTTCACCGTCAGCACCCACGACCTGGCCTACTGGAACACCTCGAACAGCGACTGGACGACCGCGGCCGGCGACTACCAGATCCTGGTGGGCGACTCCTCGCGGAACCTGCCGCTGACCGGCACGCTCGACGTGCCGACCACCGTCAACGGCAACCTGGCCGCGACCGTCACCCCGAAGGCAGCCGTCTCCGGGCCGGCCGCGACCGCCGCGCCGCTCTCCGTGCCCAACCCGTACGGCATGAGCAGCCCGGTGCACAAGCAGGTCGACTGGACGTACGACAAGAACGCCAAGGGCGTCAGCTACACCGCGACCGGGCTGCCGCCGGGCATCTCGCTCTCGGCCGGAGGCACCTTCACCGGCGCGGCCGACAAGGCCGGCACCTGGACGGTGACGGTCACCGGCCGGAACGCGGCGGGCTCCCAGGGCTCCGAGACGTTCGTCTGGACGGCCACCTGA
- a CDS encoding serine hydrolase domain-containing protein has translation MHRVAVEQARGRTPSLVGGVVRDGTLVWSGSRSMIEGHAPDSDTQYRIGSLTKTFVAVLVMRLRDEGRLALTDPLEEHLPGTSVGGVTIGQLLAHTSGIASETPGPWWERTPGDLRPELADVLGTAPVKHPAGRRHHYSNPGFALLGAVVARLRGKPWGDALQEEVLDPLGMVRTSLLPRQPAAGGFAVHPWADVMVPEAVQETGVMAPAGELWSTVDDLARWATFLAGGHPEVLAEETVAYMREPAAPAEADEPGAGYGLGIQITRHHGRTLIGHTGSMPGFLATVWVSVEDRLGAVALANSTSGPRVGGLAADLLAISADAEPAFPAPWRPADALDPALLDLAGAWYWGTHGYGLLVLASGEVELKPLTGQGRGTRFHVEHDGTWTGRTGYYAGETLRAVRRDDGTLSHLDLGSFVFTREPYDQQAPVPGGFPGWS, from the coding sequence ATGCACCGGGTGGCGGTGGAGCAGGCCAGGGGCCGCACACCGTCGCTGGTCGGCGGGGTGGTGCGGGACGGAACGCTGGTGTGGAGCGGGTCGCGCAGCATGATCGAGGGGCATGCCCCCGACAGCGACACGCAGTACCGGATCGGGTCGTTGACCAAGACCTTTGTCGCGGTGCTGGTGATGCGGTTGCGCGACGAGGGCCGGCTGGCGCTCACCGATCCGCTGGAGGAGCACCTGCCCGGCACGTCGGTGGGCGGGGTGACGATCGGTCAACTGCTGGCGCACACCTCGGGTATCGCCTCCGAGACGCCGGGGCCGTGGTGGGAGCGCACTCCGGGCGACCTGCGGCCCGAACTGGCGGATGTACTCGGTACCGCACCGGTCAAGCACCCGGCGGGGCGCCGGCACCACTACTCCAACCCCGGCTTCGCCCTGCTGGGTGCAGTGGTGGCCCGGCTGCGCGGCAAGCCATGGGGTGACGCGCTCCAGGAGGAGGTGCTGGACCCGCTCGGGATGGTCAGGACCAGCCTGCTGCCGAGGCAGCCCGCCGCGGGCGGTTTCGCCGTCCACCCGTGGGCCGATGTGATGGTGCCCGAGGCGGTGCAGGAGACGGGTGTGATGGCGCCGGCCGGTGAGCTGTGGTCGACGGTCGACGACCTCGCGCGGTGGGCGACCTTCCTGGCCGGCGGTCATCCAGAGGTGTTGGCCGAGGAGACCGTGGCGTACATGCGCGAGCCGGCCGCGCCCGCCGAGGCGGACGAGCCGGGCGCGGGTTACGGCCTCGGCATCCAGATCACACGGCACCACGGCCGTACTCTGATCGGCCACACCGGTTCGATGCCGGGCTTCCTGGCGACGGTGTGGGTGAGCGTCGAGGACCGGCTCGGAGCGGTCGCCCTGGCCAACTCCACCTCGGGACCCAGGGTGGGCGGCCTCGCGGCCGACCTGCTGGCGATCAGCGCCGACGCCGAACCCGCTTTCCCCGCGCCCTGGCGGCCCGCCGACGCTCTTGATCCGGCGCTGCTCGACCTGGCGGGCGCCTGGTACTGGGGCACTCATGGGTACGGGCTGCTGGTGCTGGCGTCGGGTGAGGTGGAGCTGAAGCCGTTGACCGGCCAGGGCCGTGGCACACGGTTCCACGTGGAACATGACGGCACCTGGACCGGACGTACGGGCTACTACGCGGGCGAGACGCTACGGGCGGTGCGCCGGGACGACGGCACGCTCAGCCATCTCGACCTGGGCTCCTTCGTGTTCACACGCGAGCCTTACGACCAGCAGGCCCCGGTGCCGGGCGGCTTCCCCGGCTGGAGTTGA
- a CDS encoding NUDIX hydrolase gives MPPDSHPSPFTRPVIKRTARAIILDGDRLVLIKRTKPGIAPYWVTPGGGVEEEDAGVLAALHREIDEELGGKITDAVPAFVDTVEHIADDGSHGVKVQYFFACRLESMDLDQRHGPEIDAPCGSYEVVRVPFTRMGLASVEIVPLTLRHYLDANIEGVLGLLGPDLS, from the coding sequence ATGCCTCCGGACTCGCACCCCAGCCCCTTTACCCGGCCGGTGATCAAACGTACGGCCCGCGCGATCATCCTCGACGGCGACCGGCTTGTGCTGATCAAGCGGACCAAACCCGGCATCGCTCCGTACTGGGTCACGCCCGGCGGCGGTGTCGAGGAGGAGGACGCCGGGGTGCTCGCCGCCCTGCACCGCGAGATCGACGAGGAACTGGGCGGCAAGATCACCGACGCGGTACCCGCCTTCGTCGACACCGTCGAGCACATCGCGGACGACGGGTCGCACGGCGTGAAGGTGCAGTACTTCTTCGCCTGCCGGCTGGAGTCGATGGACCTCGACCAGCGGCACGGCCCGGAGATCGACGCACCGTGCGGCAGCTACGAGGTGGTGCGGGTGCCCTTCACCCGGATGGGACTCGCCTCCGTGGAGATCGTGCCGCTGACCCTTCGGCACTACCTGGACGCGAACATCGAAGGGGTGCTCGGGCTGCTCGGCCCCGACCTGAGCTGA